The following proteins are encoded in a genomic region of Dyadobacter sp. UC 10:
- the nirB gene encoding nitrite reductase large subunit NirB — translation MNQKSGTRIVVIGNGMVGFKFCEKLLAKRQAGQEISITVFGEEPRVAYDRVHLSEYFAGKSAEDLTLAGEDWYAENGIAIYLSDPVVDIDREQKLVRSHHGIVVQYDYLIMATGSGAFVPTIPGVEKDGVFVYRTIEDLELIQSYARKAKKGAVIGGGLLGLEAAKALLDLGLEEAHVVEFATRLMPRQIDEAGSRMLQSQLESLGLHIHLSKNTQEITGGDCIEGMQFADQSFLEVDMLVISAGIRPRDELAKIAGLETHPRGGIIVDNQLQTSDPNIFAIGECALAHHMIYGLIAPGYEMADVVATRLTDGAKEFLPFDMSTKLKLIGTDVASFGDPFIEEPACTTVRYENKAKGIYKRINVSPDGKTLLGGILVGDAEQYNMLLQTCKSKTILPPDSEDLILGSRGGEETGAGVMSFPDDALICSCEAITKGMLCHEVSENGNHTIDSIKKSCKAGTGCGGCIPMVKDIIAGTLKQNGVYIRNVVCEHFDYSRQELLDLVKMNGLKTYGNVLDTFGKGDGCETCKPLVASLLASLWNESILQKDRAPIQDSNDRYLANIQKGGTYSVVPRIPGGEVTPEKLIVIGQVAQRYGLYTKITGGQRIDLFGAHLGDLPQIWEELIHAGFESGHAYGKSLRTVKSCVGSTWCRFGVQDSVSFAIEVENRYKGLRSPHKLKSAVSGCIRECAEAQSKDFGIIATEKGWNLYVCGNGGSKPQHAQLLATDVDKETCLRLIDRFLMFYIKTADPLARTATWLNKMEGGISYLKAVVVDDVLGIAAELERDLQQLIDVYQCEWKEVVDNPELRKRFSHFVNTPVKDPSIQFEEMREQKRAKEWV, via the coding sequence ATGAATCAAAAATCAGGCACCAGAATCGTAGTGATCGGCAATGGAATGGTCGGTTTCAAGTTTTGTGAAAAACTGCTGGCGAAACGGCAGGCGGGTCAGGAAATCAGTATTACTGTATTTGGCGAAGAACCCCGCGTGGCCTACGACCGCGTGCATTTAAGTGAATACTTTGCCGGCAAATCCGCAGAAGACCTCACACTGGCGGGCGAAGATTGGTATGCCGAAAATGGCATAGCGATCTATCTATCCGATCCTGTCGTCGATATTGACAGGGAACAGAAGCTGGTTCGCTCCCACCATGGGATCGTAGTACAATATGACTACCTGATCATGGCCACCGGCTCGGGCGCGTTTGTTCCTACGATCCCCGGAGTTGAAAAGGATGGTGTTTTCGTGTACCGAACCATTGAAGACCTTGAACTGATTCAATCGTACGCACGCAAAGCCAAAAAAGGTGCGGTGATCGGAGGGGGATTATTGGGGTTGGAAGCTGCAAAAGCATTGCTTGACCTTGGCCTGGAAGAAGCACACGTAGTGGAATTTGCTACGCGGTTAATGCCAAGGCAGATCGACGAAGCGGGTTCCAGAATGCTGCAAAGCCAGTTGGAAAGCCTGGGACTGCATATTCATCTTTCCAAAAACACGCAGGAAATTACAGGCGGGGATTGTATTGAGGGAATGCAGTTTGCGGACCAATCGTTTCTGGAAGTCGATATGCTCGTGATTTCTGCGGGAATACGTCCGCGTGACGAGCTTGCCAAAATTGCGGGCCTGGAAACGCACCCGAGAGGCGGCATTATCGTCGATAATCAGCTGCAAACCTCCGATCCGAACATTTTTGCTATTGGAGAATGCGCCCTCGCGCACCATATGATTTACGGACTCATCGCGCCTGGCTACGAAATGGCCGATGTAGTCGCCACCAGGCTGACCGACGGCGCGAAGGAATTTTTGCCTTTCGATATGTCAACCAAGCTCAAACTGATCGGTACCGATGTAGCCAGTTTCGGTGACCCTTTCATAGAAGAGCCTGCCTGCACCACAGTGCGTTACGAAAATAAAGCCAAGGGGATTTACAAACGCATTAACGTAAGTCCTGACGGAAAAACGCTGCTGGGCGGAATCCTGGTAGGCGACGCGGAGCAATATAATATGCTGCTCCAAACGTGCAAAAGCAAGACAATCCTGCCACCGGATTCGGAAGATTTGATATTAGGATCGAGGGGCGGAGAAGAAACCGGTGCGGGCGTAATGAGCTTTCCCGACGATGCGCTGATCTGCTCCTGCGAGGCAATAACGAAAGGAATGCTTTGCCACGAAGTGAGCGAAAACGGCAACCATACCATTGATTCGATCAAGAAATCATGTAAAGCCGGCACGGGTTGCGGCGGTTGCATTCCGATGGTGAAAGATATTATCGCCGGCACATTGAAACAAAATGGGGTCTATATAAGGAATGTGGTCTGCGAGCATTTTGATTATTCGCGGCAGGAGTTGCTGGATCTGGTCAAAATGAATGGTTTGAAAACCTACGGAAACGTACTCGATACCTTCGGAAAAGGCGACGGCTGCGAAACCTGCAAACCGCTTGTCGCTTCGCTGCTGGCGAGTTTGTGGAATGAAAGCATTCTGCAAAAAGACCGAGCGCCTATTCAGGATTCGAACGACCGCTACCTGGCCAATATTCAGAAAGGCGGCACTTATTCGGTTGTTCCAAGAATCCCCGGCGGCGAGGTAACCCCGGAAAAACTGATCGTGATCGGGCAGGTGGCGCAGCGTTACGGCTTATATACCAAAATTACCGGCGGCCAGCGCATTGATTTGTTCGGCGCACACCTGGGCGATCTGCCGCAGATCTGGGAAGAGCTGATCCATGCCGGCTTTGAAAGCGGGCACGCTTATGGGAAATCTTTGCGGACTGTCAAAAGCTGCGTCGGCTCCACCTGGTGCCGGTTTGGGGTACAGGATTCGGTGAGTTTTGCGATTGAAGTGGAAAACCGGTACAAAGGATTGCGCTCGCCGCATAAGCTGAAATCTGCGGTTTCGGGTTGCATTCGCGAATGTGCCGAGGCGCAGAGCAAGGATTTCGGGATTATCGCCACTGAAAAAGGCTGGAACCTATATGTATGCGGAAACGGCGGTTCCAAACCGCAGCACGCACAATTACTGGCGACGGATGTGGACAAAGAAACCTGCCTCCGCCTGATCGACCGTTTCCTGATGTTTTATATCAAAACCGCCGACCCGCTGGCACGCACTGCAACCTGGCTGAATAAAATGGAAGGCGGCATCTCGTACCTGAAAGCAGTGGTAGTAGACGACGTACTGGGCATTGCAGCAGAGCTGGAAAGAGACTTGCAGCAGCTGATCGATGTCTACCAATGCGAGTGGAAAGAGGTAGTAGATAACCCTGAGCTAAGAAAGCGCTTCTCTCATTTTGTCAATACCCCTGTAAAAGATCCTTCGATTCAATTTGAAGAAATGAGGGAGCAGAAAAGAGCAAAGGAGTGGGTGTAG
- the cobA gene encoding uroporphyrinogen-III C-methyltransferase translates to MEAKLTLVGAGPGDGELITLKGIRALEKADVVLYDELACNALLEFAPAHAMKIYVGKKAGKPSFSQEEINGLIVRLARKKGHVVRLKGGDPFVFGRGHEEMEYARDFGLKVELVPGVSSCISVPASMEIPVTRRGVSESFWVITGTTRDGALSDDLQLAVQSKATVVVLMGMSKLNEICALYKRFGRGHLPMAVVQNGTRPDEKSVVGQVWEMPQLVREHQIGTPAIMIMGEVVALHPAYALEYLHSNGIAC, encoded by the coding sequence ATGGAAGCTAAACTAACACTGGTTGGTGCAGGCCCTGGAGACGGCGAGCTGATTACCCTGAAAGGGATCAGGGCACTGGAAAAAGCGGACGTCGTATTGTACGATGAACTTGCCTGTAACGCGCTGCTGGAATTTGCTCCCGCGCATGCCATGAAAATCTACGTCGGGAAAAAGGCGGGTAAGCCTTCATTTTCTCAGGAGGAGATTAATGGGCTGATTGTGCGGCTGGCCAGGAAGAAAGGCCACGTAGTACGATTGAAAGGCGGCGATCCATTCGTATTTGGCCGTGGCCATGAGGAAATGGAATATGCGAGAGATTTTGGCTTAAAGGTTGAGCTTGTCCCGGGCGTTTCAAGTTGTATCTCGGTGCCTGCTTCCATGGAAATTCCCGTTACCCGCCGGGGGGTGAGTGAAAGTTTCTGGGTGATCACGGGAACAACCCGCGACGGCGCGCTTTCGGATGATCTGCAACTTGCGGTACAGTCAAAAGCAACCGTGGTGGTATTGATGGGAATGAGCAAGCTGAATGAGATATGCGCACTTTACAAACGTTTCGGACGCGGGCATTTGCCGATGGCCGTTGTTCAGAACGGCACGCGGCCGGATGAAAAAAGTGTGGTGGGGCAGGTTTGGGAAATGCCGCAGCTTGTGAGGGAACACCAGATCGGTACCCCGGCGATTATGATCATGGGCGAAGTTGTGGCCCTGCATCCTGCTTACGCATTGGAATATTTGCATAGTAACGGGATCGCTTGCTAA
- a CDS encoding alginate export family protein, with the protein MKTAICMVIAGLSALLVTPGALAQFSLSGQLRTRTELLHGQGSPLSKSEKPAFFTSQRTRLNAGYKGYRMQFFTALQDVRVWGQDASTNNRVTNQAQNGLMLHEAWGEISLLDTNKTKSGKVVAIKIGRQELLYDESRLLGNLDWLQQARRHDGVLVKFENNGFLAHLGAAYNQNREVRSGVLYDGVPVGYAAGTNGIGTMYKSMQFAYLGKKYKKGNASFLLFKDDFQKYKLDSAGARNLRPGTWNRITAGPYLQTSLGKFWNLTASAYYQTGKDKDGKSLSAWMYSVRGLYNMTRNFAVGPGFDYTSGSSAGSAKNHTFDPLYGTPHKFWGQMDYFYAANGFGRGGLADFYINTIIKPTQKLTIQADLHQFSSAAVVRNARDEKLSSNFGSELDLIATYNLTNMVSFQGGYCTFLPTGSLAVVKNVKDPQKMANWAYLMIQLKPDFLK; encoded by the coding sequence ATGAAAACAGCTATATGCATGGTAATAGCGGGTTTGTCAGCATTGCTGGTAACCCCGGGAGCGTTGGCTCAGTTCAGTCTGTCGGGCCAGCTCCGTACCCGCACCGAACTATTGCACGGGCAGGGTTCGCCTTTGTCGAAAAGTGAAAAGCCTGCATTCTTCACCTCCCAGCGTACCAGGCTGAATGCAGGTTACAAAGGTTATAGAATGCAATTTTTTACAGCTTTGCAGGATGTGCGGGTCTGGGGGCAGGATGCTTCTACCAATAACAGGGTCACTAATCAGGCCCAGAATGGGCTGATGCTGCACGAGGCCTGGGGAGAGATCAGTCTGCTGGATACGAACAAAACCAAATCCGGCAAAGTAGTTGCGATTAAAATCGGTAGACAGGAATTGCTTTATGACGAGAGCCGGCTGCTGGGGAATCTGGACTGGCTCCAGCAGGCGAGGCGCCACGACGGTGTTTTGGTTAAATTTGAGAACAATGGTTTTCTTGCTCATCTAGGTGCTGCGTATAACCAAAACCGTGAGGTTAGGAGCGGTGTTTTGTACGACGGAGTTCCGGTGGGTTACGCGGCTGGGACAAACGGCATTGGTACAATGTATAAGTCCATGCAGTTTGCATATTTAGGCAAGAAATATAAAAAAGGTAATGCTTCTTTTCTGTTGTTTAAAGATGATTTTCAAAAGTATAAGTTAGATTCAGCGGGGGCGAGAAACCTGCGTCCCGGCACATGGAATCGCATTACGGCCGGACCTTACCTGCAGACTTCATTGGGCAAATTTTGGAACCTGACTGCCAGCGCCTATTATCAGACCGGAAAAGACAAAGACGGAAAATCGTTGAGCGCGTGGATGTATTCGGTGCGCGGCTTGTACAATATGACCCGCAATTTTGCAGTAGGCCCTGGCTTTGATTACACTTCCGGCTCGTCGGCAGGATCTGCCAAAAATCACACCTTTGATCCATTGTATGGAACGCCTCATAAGTTTTGGGGACAAATGGATTACTTCTATGCGGCTAATGGTTTTGGTCGCGGCGGCCTGGCAGATTTTTACATCAATACCATTATCAAACCTACCCAGAAACTGACGATACAGGCTGATCTGCACCAGTTTTCCAGTGCTGCTGTCGTCAGAAATGCGCGTGACGAAAAGCTCTCATCTAATTTTGGGAGCGAGCTTGACCTGATCGCCACTTATAACCTTACCAATATGGTCAGCTTCCAGGGCGGATATTGCACTTTCCTTCCTACGGGTAGTCTGGCGGTGGTTAAAAATGTAAAAGATCCGCAGAAAATGGCTAACTGGGCTTACCTGATGATCCAACTCAAACCCGATTTTTTGAAGTAA
- a CDS encoding NarK family nitrate/nitrite MFS transporter gives METTQKPLEKLNIFSFKGVQMRTFHLTWIAFFLCFFGWFGLAPLMTVIKKDLGLSKEQIGNIIIASVAATVVARILIGKLCDSWGPRKTYAALMGVCSIPVMSVGLVHSYEAFLLFRLAIGVIGASFVITQYHTSVMFDKKIVGTANAVAGGWGNLGGGITNMVMPLVFGFFVSMGYLPESAWRVAMIIPGVLLFVFAFVYYRFTKDTPAGNFEDLEISSEKSVKTKGALAKAAKDPRTWALFLAYGACFGIEITFDNVAALYFFENYETSLATAGILAGAFGFMNIFARAIGGIVADKVGNKYGMIGKGRLLAALLCLEGIGIALFAQSSSLAVAVITMLGFAMFLKMANGVTYAIVPFINRKAIGSVSGIVGAGGNVGAVLAGFLFKSSSISYSEAFMYIGGAIACIAAVVALINFEKEQAVMAETLSPSAEAVGS, from the coding sequence ATGGAAACAACTCAGAAACCTCTTGAGAAATTAAATATTTTTAGTTTCAAAGGTGTACAAATGCGGACCTTTCATCTTACCTGGATTGCGTTCTTTCTATGCTTTTTCGGTTGGTTTGGACTGGCTCCGCTGATGACAGTTATTAAGAAAGACCTTGGACTGAGCAAGGAACAGATTGGTAATATTATCATCGCATCTGTGGCTGCAACGGTGGTGGCCAGGATCCTGATCGGCAAACTTTGCGATTCGTGGGGGCCGAGGAAAACATACGCGGCGCTCATGGGCGTTTGTTCTATTCCCGTCATGTCCGTCGGGCTGGTGCATTCCTACGAAGCATTCCTGCTTTTCCGCCTCGCAATCGGGGTGATCGGCGCTTCGTTTGTAATCACGCAGTACCATACTTCGGTGATGTTCGACAAAAAAATTGTGGGTACGGCCAACGCAGTAGCTGGTGGATGGGGAAACCTGGGCGGCGGGATCACCAATATGGTCATGCCGCTTGTTTTCGGGTTTTTCGTTAGCATGGGTTATCTGCCTGAGTCGGCCTGGCGTGTGGCGATGATCATTCCCGGGGTTCTGCTTTTCGTTTTCGCATTCGTTTATTATCGTTTTACAAAAGATACCCCGGCCGGCAATTTTGAAGACCTGGAAATTTCCAGTGAAAAGTCAGTGAAAACGAAAGGAGCATTGGCAAAAGCAGCCAAAGATCCGCGTACCTGGGCATTGTTTCTGGCTTACGGAGCTTGTTTTGGGATAGAGATTACATTTGATAACGTGGCGGCGCTTTACTTTTTTGAAAACTATGAAACTTCGCTGGCTACCGCGGGGATACTGGCAGGTGCTTTCGGTTTCATGAACATTTTCGCCAGGGCAATCGGTGGGATTGTGGCTGATAAGGTGGGCAATAAGTATGGTATGATCGGAAAAGGTAGGTTGCTCGCCGCATTATTATGTTTGGAAGGCATTGGAATAGCACTTTTTGCGCAAAGCAGCAGCCTGGCAGTGGCGGTTATTACGATGCTGGGTTTCGCGATGTTCCTCAAAATGGCGAATGGGGTCACATACGCAATCGTCCCTTTTATTAACAGAAAAGCGATCGGCTCGGTGAGCGGGATTGTGGGAGCAGGCGGAAATGTAGGCGCAGTGCTGGCTGGGTTTCTGTTTAAATCAAGCTCTATTTCCTATTCGGAAGCATTTATGTATATCGGTGGCGCTATTGCCTGTATTGCGGCGGTTGTCGCATTAATCAATTTTGAGAAGGAACAGGCCGTCATGGCAGAGACCCTTTCGCCGTCGGCTGAGGCCGTGGGGAGTTGA